A stretch of Aedes aegypti strain LVP_AGWG chromosome 2, AaegL5.0 Primary Assembly, whole genome shotgun sequence DNA encodes these proteins:
- the LOC5572773 gene encoding tensin-3 isoform X1 has protein sequence MQEVEYFNDTLSGGCGRVDGSGGETGQDQQQAGKKHHPRKCSYDLLEHRKYNKCDENVNYTADPLLLFTSPPSSSCSDEDNSPTEMNNCIKFAEKPTLIKRFAMGFLRSNEESLPLMCHKSSPTSPQKKLNDILAEDIYSLDQIVSSKFGDSCKHSLIGHHPAPPLRPDVEYEFRRNLLIRQTNSANSSPKRFVPNIKRTDSLNSIEDNDLDSASWFQAGLPREISLEVLTQQAPGAFLVRRSTTKQGCFALSLRVPSPGPKVVHYLILKTERGYKIKGFTKEFSSLRALITHHSVMPEMLPVPLSLPRPQNIPIKCKRVDDYDSYSTLHEFSKLFSDLDL, from the exons ATGCAGGAAGTTGAATATTTTAACGATACCTTGAGTGGCGGTTGTGGCCGCGTGGATGGGAGCGGAGGTGAAACAGGGCAAGACCAGCAACAAGCCGGCAAGAAGCATCATCCGCGGAAATGTAGCTACGATTTACTGGAACACCGCAAGTATAACAAATGCGATGAAAATGTAAATTATACCGCAGATCCACTGTTGCTGTTCACTTCGCCGCCGTCGTCTTCTTGCTCGGACGAGGATAACTCACCCACGGAAATGAACAACTGCATTAAGTTCGCGGAGAAACCGACTTTG ATCAAACGCTTCGCCATGGGATTTCTGCGTTCGAACGAGGAAAGCCTACCGCTAATGTGCCATAAATCGTCACCTACGTCGCCCCAGAAAAAGCTGAATGACATCCTGGCCGAGGATATTTACAGCCTGGATCAAATCGTATCGAGCAAATTTGGCGACTCGTGCAAACATTCACTCATCGGTCATCATCCAGCTCCACCGTTGAGGCCGGACGTGGAGTACGAATTTCGGCGTAATCTTCTTATACGCCAGACTAACAGTGCCAACTCGAGCCCGAAACGGTTCGTTCCCAACATCAAGCGAACAGACAGCCTGAACAGCATCGAAGACAACGATTTGGACAGCGCTTCCTGGTTCCAGGCTGGGCTGCCGCGGGAAATTTCATTGGAAGTGCTTACACAACAGGCGCCCGGTGCATTTCTGGTACGGCGAAGCACCACCAAGCAAGGCTGTTTTGCGCTCTCGCTGAGGGTTCCTTCTCCCGGACCGAAGGTGGTGCACTATTTAATCCTGAAGACGGAACGAGGCTATAAAATTAAG GGCTTTACAAAGGAATTCTCGTCGCTACGAGCGCTGATAACGCACCACTCGGTGATGCCGGAAATGCTTCCGGTTCCGCTGTCGCTGCCCCGGCCCCAAAACATcccaatcaaatgcaaacgcgtCGACGACTACGACAGCTACAGCACCCTGCACGAGTTCTCCAAGCTGTTCTCTGATCTGGACCTATGA